Proteins encoded by one window of Ictidomys tridecemlineatus isolate mIctTri1 chromosome 7, mIctTri1.hap1, whole genome shotgun sequence:
- the Map2 gene encoding microtubule-associated protein 2 isoform X2: MADERKDEAKAPHWTSAQLTEASAHPHPPEMKDQGGAGEGLVRSANGFPYREDEEGTFGEHGSQGTYSDTKENGINGELTSADRETAEEVSARIVQVVTAEAVAVLKGEQEKEAQHKDQPAPLPLAAEETAHLPPSPPPSPASEQTVTVEEEETLEGPMPEEEKPAALPGKECGAAKPSDQPQGLSEGQVESSAEAQIVPEESALTGALHEKSVKEAKEVSPEVKTPSSAQEDLLTASKMEFPDQQALTPSTAEPSDQKEKESKTQSKPGEDLKHAALVPQPETTKISSEIKDMQRTEGDEVPPALFGHPLGDSLEDIKQKTEPSLVVPGIGLSSEPPAPKEQKDWFIEMPMETKKDEWGLAAPISPGPLTPMREKDVLEDIPRWEGKQFDSPMPSPFQAGSFTLPVDVMKNEIVTEATPFAPVLLQPDDKKSLQETSGPATAKDSSDVEEPQKVKPDKMAETPASEAIPSSPRDAHFPVVEESVIEKIFGEEGEVIKQEKKETFTHFGQEPTLFEKEPQPKHEDKTIVSDKEAAPKEIEPLKSRDEETGVTQTSTEYTFSKEEQKDQEHTISVLKDDSFPAVTDSTMTSKTLEKVMPEPAALSEKSAAQELFEEKVADKDHKIEGAEAATSAEVGMPFYEDKSGMSKYFETSALKEEATKSIQLGSDYYELSDTRESARESIDTVSPKHQNGDKGFQAEKESQPSAPAQEAGYSTLAQSYPSEVSEEPSSPQERMFTIDPKVYGEKRDLHSKNKDDLTLSRSLGLGGRSAIEQRSMSINLPMSCLDSIALGFNFGRGHDLSPLASDILTNTSGSMDEGDDYLPATTPAMEKAPSFPIESKDEEEKVQDVKTTGEETTQVETTCESPFLAKDYYKNGTVMAPDLPEMLDLAGTRSRLASVSADAEVARRKSVPSETVVEESSTGLPSITDENHVVVKTDSQLEDLGYCVFNKYTVPLPSPVQDSENLSGESGSFYEGTDDKVRRDLATDLSLIEVKLAAAGRVKDEFSAEKEASPPTSGDKAGLGREFDQERKANDKLDTVLEKGEEHADLKEHAKETAEAGGKVETFGLGLTHEQASAQELLISKEVSSEKEEKGLSTVPEVAEVESSKKAEQGPDFTVKKADQGQFDIKVSDFGQMASGLNVDDGKTTELQLEAAQELVPSSKVPQEADAFLGIEAGHAKEVAKVNETEVKEKVAKPDLVHQEAVDKEESYESSGEHESLTMESLKPDEGKKETSPESSLIQDEVAIKLSVEIPCPPAVSEADLAADEKAEVQMEFIQLPKEDSKETPDISVTPSDVAEPLLEAAVVSEPAEAEEEEIEARGEYDKLLFRSDTLQITDLGIPGVREEFVETCPGEHKGVIESVVTIEDDFITVVQTTTDEGESGSHSVRFAALEQHEVERRPSPRDEEELEIEVAAEAQAEPKDGSPEAPASPEREEIGLSEYKTETYDDYKDETTIDDSIMDADSLWVDTQDDDRSIMTEQLETIPKEEKAEKEARRPSLEKHRKEKPFKTGRGRISTPERKIAKKEPSTVSRDEVRRKKAVYKKAELAKKTEVQAHSPSRKFILKPAIKYTRPTQLSCVKRKTTAASGESAQAPSVFKQAKDKVSNSTLSKIPASQGSTKSPRYSSACPSTTKRATFSDSFLIQPTSAGSTDCLPHSESGNKDGVTKSPEKRSSLPRPSSILPPRRGVSGDRDENSFSLNSSISSSARRTTRSEPIRRAGKSGTSTPTTPGSTAITPGTPPSYSSRTPGTPGTPSYPRTPHTPGTPKSAILVPSEKKVAIIRTPPKSPATPKQLRLINQPLPDLKNVKSKIGSTDNIKYQPKGGQVRILNKKIDFSKVQSRCGSKDNIKHSAGGGNVQIVTKKIDLSHVTSKCGSLKNIRHRPGGGRVKIESVKLDFKEKAQAKVGSLDNAHHVPGGGNVKIDSQKLNFREHAKARVDHGAEIITQSPGRSSVASPRRLSNVSSSGSINLLESPQLATLAEDVTAALAKQGL; encoded by the exons AAGAAACACTAGAGGGTCCCATGCCTGAGGAAGAGAAACCTGCTGCTCTTCCTGGGAAAGAGTGTGGGGCTGCTAAGCCCTCAGACCAACCCCAGGGCCTCAGTGAGGGCCAAGTGGAGTCTAGTGCGGAGGCCCAGATAGTTCCGGAAGAGAGTGCCCTGACAGGGGCTCTGCATGAGAAAAGTGTAAAAGAGGCCAAGGAGGTGTCTCCAGAAGTAAAAACCCCTTCCTCTGCCCAGGAAG ATTTACTTACAGCCTCGAAGATGGAGTTTCCCGATCAACAGGCATTGACTCCCTCTACAGCTGAACCTTCAGACCAAAAGGAAAAGGAGTCAAAGACACAAAGTAAGCCTGGTGAAGACCTTAAACATGCTGCCTTAGTTCCTCAGCCGGAGACAACTAAAATTTCCTCTGAGATAAAGGACATGCAAAGAACAGAAGGAGATGAGGTACCTCCTGCTCTGTTTGGGCACCCTCTTGGTGACAGCCTCGAAGACATAAAACAGAAGACAGAACCAAGCCTAGTAGTGCCTGGCATTGGCCTCTCTTCAGAGCCTCCAGCTCCAAAAGAGCAAAAAGACTGGTTCATTGAAATGCCAATGGAAACAAAAAAGGATGAGTGGGGTTTAGCTGCTCCAATATCTCCTGGCCCCCTGACACCCATGAGAGAGAAAGATGTACTCGAAGATAtcccaagatgggaggggaagcaGTTTGATTCTCCCATGCCCAGTCCTTTCCAAGCAGGAAGTTTCACTCTTCCTGTAGATGTCATGAAGAATGAAATAGTCACAGAAGCAACACCCTTCGCCCCTGTCCTCTTACAACCAGATGACAAAAAATCTCTACAAGAAACCAGTGGCCCAGCTACTGCCAAAGATAGTTCTGATGTCGAAGAGCCACAAAAAGTTAAACCTGACAAAATGGCAGAAACACCAGCCTCAGAAGCAATCCCCTCCTCACCCAGAGATGCTCACTTTCCAGTTGTGGAAGAATCTGTCATAGAGAAAATTTTCGGGGAAGAGGGGGAGGTcataaaacaagagaaaaaggagaCTTTCACCCACTTTGGACAGGAACCTACATTATTTGAAAAAGAACCTCAGCCAAAGCATGAAGATAAAACTATCGTTTCTGACAAAGAGGCTGCACCAAAAGAGATTGAACCCTTAAAATCAAGAGATGAAGAAACAGGTGTAACTCAGACCTCCACAGAATAcactttctcaaaagaagaacagAAAGACCAGGAGCATACCATAAGTGTGCTGAAAGACGACTCCTTCCCTGCAGTTACCGATTCCACCATGACCTCTAAGACCTTGGAAAAAGTCATGCCAGAACCAGCTGCACTGAGTGAGAAGAGTGCAGCCCAGGAACTTTTTGAAGAGAAAGTTGCTGACAAAGACCATAAGATTGAAGGAGCCGAGGCTGCGACATCAGCTGAGGTTGGCATGCCATTTTATGAAGATAAGTCAGGAATGTCCAAGTACTTTGAAACCTCTGCCTTGAAAGAGGAAGCGACAAAAAGCATTCAGCTGGGTAGCGATTATTACGAACTAAGTGACACAAGAGAAAGTGCCCGTGAGTCTATTGATACTGTGTCTCCCAAGCATCAAAATGGTGACAAGGGATTTCAAGCAGAAAAAGAATCCCAGCCCAGTGCTCCAGCACAAGAAGCTGGGTACAGCACTCTTGCCCAGAGTTATCCGTCCGAAGTATCTGAAGAACCCAGTTCTCCTCAAGAAAGAATGTTCACTATTGATCCAAAAGTATATGGAGAGAAACGGGACCTCCACAGCAAGAATAAGGATGATCTGACTCTTAGTAGAAGTTTAGGACTTGGCGGTCGGTCTGCAATAGAACAAAGAAGCATGTCCATCAATTTGCCGATGTCTTGCCTGGATTCCATAGCACTTGGATTTAACTTTGGTCGGGGTCATGATCTTTCTCCTCTGGCTTCTGATATTCTGACCAACACAAGTGGAAGCATGGATGAAGGGGACGATTATCTTCCAGCTACCACACCTGCAATGGAGAAAGCCCCTTCCTTCCCAATAGAAAgcaaagatgaagaagaaaaagtacaAGATGTGAAAACTACCGGAGAGGAAACTACTCAAGTTGAGACCACCTGTGAGTCCCCTTTCCTAGCCAAAGATTATTACAAAAATGGTACTGTCATGGCCCCTGACCTACCTGAAATGCTAGATCTGGCAGGCACAAGGTCAAGATTAGCTTCTGTGAGTGCAGATGCTGAGGTGGCCAGGAGGAAATCAGTTCCAtctgagactgtggtggaggagAGCAGTACTGGCTTGCCATCCATAACGGATGAAAACCATGTCGTTGTGAAAACAGACAGTCAGCTCGAAGACCTGGGCTACTGTGTGTTCAACAAATACACAGTCCCGCTCCCATCACCTGTCCAAGACAGTGAGAATTTGTCAGGAGAGAGCGGATCTTTTTATGAAGGAACTGATGATAAAGTTCGAAGAGATTTGGCCACAGACCTTTCACTGATCGAAGTAAAACTGGCAGCTGCCGGAAGAGTCAAAGATGAGTTCAGTGCTGAGAAGGAAGCATCCCCTCCTACCTCTGGTGACAAGGCAGGACTGGGTCGAGAGTTTGACCAGGAGAGGAAAGCTAATGATAAGCTGGATACAGTATTAGAAAAGGGTGAAGAACATGCCGATTTAAAAGAACATGCAAAGGAGACAGCAGAGGCTGGTGGTAAAGTGGAGACATTTGGATTAGGGCTAACCCATGAACAAGCTTCTGCCCAAGAACTGCTAATATCAAAAGAGGTATCatcagagaaagaggagaaaggtcTTAGTACAGTGCCAGAGGTAGCCGAGGTAGAATCATCCAAAAAGGCTGAACAAGGACCTGACTTCACTGTGAAGAAAGCTGATCAGGGCCAATTCGATATTAAAGTCAGTGACTTTGGACAGATGGCTTCAGGGCTGAATGTTGATGATGGAAAGACCACAGAACTTCAACTGGAGGCTGCACAGGAGTTGGTGCCTTCATCCAAAGTGCCACAGGAGGCAGATGCATTCCTGGGTATTGAGGCTGGCCATGCGAAAGAAGTTGCCAAAGTTAATGAAACAGAAGTCAAAGAGAAGGTGGCCAAGCCTGACTTGGTGCACCAGGAAGCTGTAGACAAAGAGGAATCCTATGAATCTAGCGGGGAGCATGAAAGCCTTACCATGGAGTCCTTGAAACCCGATGAGGGCAAAAAGGAAACATCTCCAGAATCATCTCTAATTCAAGATGAAGTTGCCATCAAATTATCCGTGGAAATACCCTGCCCCCCTGCTGTCTCAGAGGCTGACTTAGCtgcagatgagaaagctgaggtcCAGATGGAATTTATTCAACTGCCAAAGGAGGACAGCAAAGAGACCCCTGATATATCAGTGACGCCCTCCGATGTTGCCGAACCACTGCTTGAAGCAGCGGTTGTGTCTGAACcagcagaggctgaggaagaagaaatagaagccCGGGGCGAATATGATAAGCTGCTCTTCCGCTCAGACACCCTCCAGATCACCGACCTGGGTATCCCAGGTGTCAGGGAGGAATTTGTAGAGACCTGCCCAGGGGAACATAAAGGAGTGATTGAGTCCGTGGTGACCATCGAGGATGATTTCATCACGGTAGTGCAAACCACAACCGATGAAGGAGAGTCAGGGTCCCACAGTGTGCGTTTTGCAGCCCTAGAACAGCACGAGGTGGAAAGGAGACCATCCCCTCGTGATGAAGAAGAGCTGGAAATAGAAGTGGCAGCAGAAGCCCAGGCAGAACCTAAGGATGGCTCCCCAGAGGCTCCAGCTTCcccagagagagaagaaatcgGACTTTCAGAGTATAAGACAGAAACCTACGACGATTACAAAGACGAGACCACCATCGATGACTCCATTATGGATGCTGACAGCCTCTGGGTGGATACTCAAG ATGATGATAGAAGCATCATGACAGAACAGTTAGAAACTATTCCTAAAGAGGAGAAAGCTGAAAAGGAAGCTCGGAGACCATCTCTCGAGaaacatagaaaagaaaagccctttAAAACTGGGAGAGGCAGAATTTCCACTCCTGAAAGAAAAATAGCTAAAAAGGAACCTAGCACAGTCTCCCGGGATGAAGTGAGAAGGAAAAAAG CAGTTTATAAGAAGGCTGAACTTGCTAAAAAAACAGAAGTTCAGGCCCACTCTCCCTCcaggaaattcattttaaaacctgCTATCAAATATACTAGACCAACTCAACTCTCCTGTGTTAAGCGGAAAACGACAG cAGCCAGTGGTGAATCAGCTCAGGCTCCCAGTGTTTTCAAACAGGCGAAGGACAAGGTCTCT AATTCTACCTTGTCAAAGATTCCTGCTTCACAGGGTAGCACAAAGTCCCCAAGATACAGCTCAGCTTGCCCTAGCACGACCAAAAGGGCTACATTTTCTGACAGTTTTTTAATACAGCCCACCTCAGCAGGCTCCACAGACTGTTTGCCACACTCAGAATCAGGGAACAAG GATGGAGTAACCAAGAGCCCAGAAAAGCGCTCTTCTCTCCCGAGACCTTCCTCCATTCTGCCTCCTCGCCGAGGAGTATCAGGAGACAGAGATGAGAATTCCTTCTCTCTCAACAGTTCCATCTCCTCTTCAGCGCGGCGGACCACTA GGTCAGAGCCAATTCGCAGAGCAGGGAAAAGTGGCACCTCAACACCCACTACCCCTGGATCAACTGCCATCACTCCTGGCACCCCACCAAGCTACTCTTCACGCACCCCAGGCACTCCTGGAACCCCCAGCTACCCCAGAACTCCTCACACACCAGGAACCCCCAAGTCTGCCATTCTGGTGCCCAGTGAGAAGAAAGTCGCCATCATTCGCACTCCTCCCAAATCTCCTGCCACTCCCAAGCAGCTTCGGCTTATTAACCAACCACTGCCAGACCTGAAGAATGTCAAATCCAAAATCGGATCAACAGACAACATCAAATACCAGCCTAAAGGGGGGCAG GTTAGGATTTTAAACAAGAAGATCGATTTTAGCAAAGTTCAGTCAAGATGTGGTTCCAAGGATAACATCAAACATTCTGCTGGGGGCGGAAAT GTACAAATTGTCACCAAGAAGATAGACTTAAGCCATGTGACATCCAAATGTGGCTCACTGAAGAATATTCGCCACAGACCAG GTGGTGGACGTGTGAAAATTGAGAGTGTAAAACTGGATTTCAAAGAAAAAGCCCAAGCGAAAGTGGGATCACTTGACAACGCCCACCATGTACCTGGAGGTGGTAATGTCAAG ATTGACAGCCAAAAGTTGAACTTCAGAGAGCACGCTAAGGCCCGCGTGGACCACGGGGCTGAGATCATTACGCAGTCCCCAGGCAGATCCAGCGTGGCATCACCCCGGCGACTCAGCAACGTCTCCTCATCTGGAAGCATCAACCTGCTCGAATCTCCTCAGCTTGCCACTTTGGCTGAGGATGTCACTGCGGCACTCGCTAAGCAGGGCTTATGA
- the Map2 gene encoding microtubule-associated protein 2 isoform X15, with product MADERKDEAKAPHWTSAQLTEASAHPHPPEMKDQGGAGEGLVRSANGFPYREDEEGTFGEHGSQGTYSDTKENGINGELTSADRETAEEVSARIVQVVTAEAVAVLKGEQEKEAQHKDQPAPLPLAAEETAHLPPSPPPSPASEQTVTVEEEETLEGPMPEEEKPAALPGKECGAAKPSDQPQGLSEGQVESSAEAQIVPEESALTGALHEKSVKEAKEVSPEVKTPSSAQEASKMEFPDQQALTPSTAEPSDQKEKESKTQSKPGEDLKHAALVPQPETTKISSEIKDMQRTEGDEVPPALFGHPLGDSLEDIKQKTEPSLVVPGIGLSSEPPAPKEQKDWFIEMPMETKKDEWGLAAPISPGPLTPMREKDVLEDIPRWEGKQFDSPMPSPFQAGSFTLPVDVMKNEIVTEATPFAPVLLQPDDKKSLQETSGPATAKDSSDVEEPQKVKPDKMAETPASEAIPSSPRDAHFPVVEESVIEKIFGEEGEVIKQEKKETFTHFGQEPTLFEKEPQPKHEDKTIVSDKEAAPKEIEPLKSRDEETGVTQTSTEYTFSKEEQKDQEHTISVLKDDSFPAVTDSTMTSKTLEKVMPEPAALSEKSAAQELFEEKVADKDHKIEGAEAATSAEVGMPFYEDKSGMSKYFETSALKEEATKSIQLGSDYYELSDTRESARESIDTVSPKHQNGDKGFQAEKESQPSAPAQEAGYSTLAQSYPSEVSEEPSSPQERMFTIDPKVYGEKRDLHSKNKDDLTLSRSLGLGGRSAIEQRSMSINLPMSCLDSIALGFNFGRGHDLSPLASDILTNTSGSMDEGDDYLPATTPAMEKAPSFPIESKDEEEKVQDVKTTGEETTQVETTCESPFLAKDYYKNGTVMAPDLPEMLDLAGTRSRLASVSADAEVARRKSVPSETVVEESSTGLPSITDENHVVVKTDSQLEDLGYCVFNKYTVPLPSPVQDSENLSGESGSFYEGTDDKVRRDLATDLSLIEVKLAAAGRVKDEFSAEKEASPPTSGDKAGLGREFDQERKANDKLDTVLEKGEEHADLKEHAKETAEAGGKVETFGLGLTHEQASAQELLISKEVSSEKEEKGLSTVPEVAEVESSKKAEQGPDFTVKKADQGQFDIKVSDFGQMASGLNVDDGKTTELQLEAAQELVPSSKVPQEADAFLGIEAGHAKEVAKVNETEVKEKVAKPDLVHQEAVDKEESYESSGEHESLTMESLKPDEGKKETSPESSLIQDEVAIKLSVEIPCPPAVSEADLAADEKAEVQMEFIQLPKEDSKETPDISVTPSDVAEPLLEAAVVSEPAEAEEEEIEARGEYDKLLFRSDTLQITDLGIPGVREEFVETCPGEHKGVIESVVTIEDDFITVVQTTTDEGESGSHSVRFAALEQHEVERRPSPRDEEELEIEVAAEAQAEPKDGSPEAPASPEREEIGLSEYKTETYDDYKDETTIDDSIMDADSLWVDTQDDDRSIMTEQLETIPKEEKAEKEARRPSLEKHRKEKPFKTGRGRISTPERKIAKKEPSTVSRDEVRRKKVYKKAELAKKTEVQAHSPSRKFILKPAIKYTRPTQLSCVKRKTTAASGESAQAPSVFKQAKDKVSDGVTKSPEKRSSLPRPSSILPPRRGVSGDRDENSFSLNSSISSSARRTTRSEPIRRAGKSGTSTPTTPGSTAITPGTPPSYSSRTPGTPGTPSYPRTPHTPGTPKSAILVPSEKKVAIIRTPPKSPATPKQLRLINQPLPDLKNVKSKIGSTDNIKYQPKGGQVQIVTKKIDLSHVTSKCGSLKNIRHRPGGGRVKIESVKLDFKEKAQAKVGSLDNAHHVPGGGNVKIDSQKLNFREHAKARVDHGAEIITQSPGRSSVASPRRLSNVSSSGSINLLESPQLATLAEDVTAALAKQGL from the exons AAGAAACACTAGAGGGTCCCATGCCTGAGGAAGAGAAACCTGCTGCTCTTCCTGGGAAAGAGTGTGGGGCTGCTAAGCCCTCAGACCAACCCCAGGGCCTCAGTGAGGGCCAAGTGGAGTCTAGTGCGGAGGCCCAGATAGTTCCGGAAGAGAGTGCCCTGACAGGGGCTCTGCATGAGAAAAGTGTAAAAGAGGCCAAGGAGGTGTCTCCAGAAGTAAAAACCCCTTCCTCTGCCCAGGAAG CCTCGAAGATGGAGTTTCCCGATCAACAGGCATTGACTCCCTCTACAGCTGAACCTTCAGACCAAAAGGAAAAGGAGTCAAAGACACAAAGTAAGCCTGGTGAAGACCTTAAACATGCTGCCTTAGTTCCTCAGCCGGAGACAACTAAAATTTCCTCTGAGATAAAGGACATGCAAAGAACAGAAGGAGATGAGGTACCTCCTGCTCTGTTTGGGCACCCTCTTGGTGACAGCCTCGAAGACATAAAACAGAAGACAGAACCAAGCCTAGTAGTGCCTGGCATTGGCCTCTCTTCAGAGCCTCCAGCTCCAAAAGAGCAAAAAGACTGGTTCATTGAAATGCCAATGGAAACAAAAAAGGATGAGTGGGGTTTAGCTGCTCCAATATCTCCTGGCCCCCTGACACCCATGAGAGAGAAAGATGTACTCGAAGATAtcccaagatgggaggggaagcaGTTTGATTCTCCCATGCCCAGTCCTTTCCAAGCAGGAAGTTTCACTCTTCCTGTAGATGTCATGAAGAATGAAATAGTCACAGAAGCAACACCCTTCGCCCCTGTCCTCTTACAACCAGATGACAAAAAATCTCTACAAGAAACCAGTGGCCCAGCTACTGCCAAAGATAGTTCTGATGTCGAAGAGCCACAAAAAGTTAAACCTGACAAAATGGCAGAAACACCAGCCTCAGAAGCAATCCCCTCCTCACCCAGAGATGCTCACTTTCCAGTTGTGGAAGAATCTGTCATAGAGAAAATTTTCGGGGAAGAGGGGGAGGTcataaaacaagagaaaaaggagaCTTTCACCCACTTTGGACAGGAACCTACATTATTTGAAAAAGAACCTCAGCCAAAGCATGAAGATAAAACTATCGTTTCTGACAAAGAGGCTGCACCAAAAGAGATTGAACCCTTAAAATCAAGAGATGAAGAAACAGGTGTAACTCAGACCTCCACAGAATAcactttctcaaaagaagaacagAAAGACCAGGAGCATACCATAAGTGTGCTGAAAGACGACTCCTTCCCTGCAGTTACCGATTCCACCATGACCTCTAAGACCTTGGAAAAAGTCATGCCAGAACCAGCTGCACTGAGTGAGAAGAGTGCAGCCCAGGAACTTTTTGAAGAGAAAGTTGCTGACAAAGACCATAAGATTGAAGGAGCCGAGGCTGCGACATCAGCTGAGGTTGGCATGCCATTTTATGAAGATAAGTCAGGAATGTCCAAGTACTTTGAAACCTCTGCCTTGAAAGAGGAAGCGACAAAAAGCATTCAGCTGGGTAGCGATTATTACGAACTAAGTGACACAAGAGAAAGTGCCCGTGAGTCTATTGATACTGTGTCTCCCAAGCATCAAAATGGTGACAAGGGATTTCAAGCAGAAAAAGAATCCCAGCCCAGTGCTCCAGCACAAGAAGCTGGGTACAGCACTCTTGCCCAGAGTTATCCGTCCGAAGTATCTGAAGAACCCAGTTCTCCTCAAGAAAGAATGTTCACTATTGATCCAAAAGTATATGGAGAGAAACGGGACCTCCACAGCAAGAATAAGGATGATCTGACTCTTAGTAGAAGTTTAGGACTTGGCGGTCGGTCTGCAATAGAACAAAGAAGCATGTCCATCAATTTGCCGATGTCTTGCCTGGATTCCATAGCACTTGGATTTAACTTTGGTCGGGGTCATGATCTTTCTCCTCTGGCTTCTGATATTCTGACCAACACAAGTGGAAGCATGGATGAAGGGGACGATTATCTTCCAGCTACCACACCTGCAATGGAGAAAGCCCCTTCCTTCCCAATAGAAAgcaaagatgaagaagaaaaagtacaAGATGTGAAAACTACCGGAGAGGAAACTACTCAAGTTGAGACCACCTGTGAGTCCCCTTTCCTAGCCAAAGATTATTACAAAAATGGTACTGTCATGGCCCCTGACCTACCTGAAATGCTAGATCTGGCAGGCACAAGGTCAAGATTAGCTTCTGTGAGTGCAGATGCTGAGGTGGCCAGGAGGAAATCAGTTCCAtctgagactgtggtggaggagAGCAGTACTGGCTTGCCATCCATAACGGATGAAAACCATGTCGTTGTGAAAACAGACAGTCAGCTCGAAGACCTGGGCTACTGTGTGTTCAACAAATACACAGTCCCGCTCCCATCACCTGTCCAAGACAGTGAGAATTTGTCAGGAGAGAGCGGATCTTTTTATGAAGGAACTGATGATAAAGTTCGAAGAGATTTGGCCACAGACCTTTCACTGATCGAAGTAAAACTGGCAGCTGCCGGAAGAGTCAAAGATGAGTTCAGTGCTGAGAAGGAAGCATCCCCTCCTACCTCTGGTGACAAGGCAGGACTGGGTCGAGAGTTTGACCAGGAGAGGAAAGCTAATGATAAGCTGGATACAGTATTAGAAAAGGGTGAAGAACATGCCGATTTAAAAGAACATGCAAAGGAGACAGCAGAGGCTGGTGGTAAAGTGGAGACATTTGGATTAGGGCTAACCCATGAACAAGCTTCTGCCCAAGAACTGCTAATATCAAAAGAGGTATCatcagagaaagaggagaaaggtcTTAGTACAGTGCCAGAGGTAGCCGAGGTAGAATCATCCAAAAAGGCTGAACAAGGACCTGACTTCACTGTGAAGAAAGCTGATCAGGGCCAATTCGATATTAAAGTCAGTGACTTTGGACAGATGGCTTCAGGGCTGAATGTTGATGATGGAAAGACCACAGAACTTCAACTGGAGGCTGCACAGGAGTTGGTGCCTTCATCCAAAGTGCCACAGGAGGCAGATGCATTCCTGGGTATTGAGGCTGGCCATGCGAAAGAAGTTGCCAAAGTTAATGAAACAGAAGTCAAAGAGAAGGTGGCCAAGCCTGACTTGGTGCACCAGGAAGCTGTAGACAAAGAGGAATCCTATGAATCTAGCGGGGAGCATGAAAGCCTTACCATGGAGTCCTTGAAACCCGATGAGGGCAAAAAGGAAACATCTCCAGAATCATCTCTAATTCAAGATGAAGTTGCCATCAAATTATCCGTGGAAATACCCTGCCCCCCTGCTGTCTCAGAGGCTGACTTAGCtgcagatgagaaagctgaggtcCAGATGGAATTTATTCAACTGCCAAAGGAGGACAGCAAAGAGACCCCTGATATATCAGTGACGCCCTCCGATGTTGCCGAACCACTGCTTGAAGCAGCGGTTGTGTCTGAACcagcagaggctgaggaagaagaaatagaagccCGGGGCGAATATGATAAGCTGCTCTTCCGCTCAGACACCCTCCAGATCACCGACCTGGGTATCCCAGGTGTCAGGGAGGAATTTGTAGAGACCTGCCCAGGGGAACATAAAGGAGTGATTGAGTCCGTGGTGACCATCGAGGATGATTTCATCACGGTAGTGCAAACCACAACCGATGAAGGAGAGTCAGGGTCCCACAGTGTGCGTTTTGCAGCCCTAGAACAGCACGAGGTGGAAAGGAGACCATCCCCTCGTGATGAAGAAGAGCTGGAAATAGAAGTGGCAGCAGAAGCCCAGGCAGAACCTAAGGATGGCTCCCCAGAGGCTCCAGCTTCcccagagagagaagaaatcgGACTTTCAGAGTATAAGACAGAAACCTACGACGATTACAAAGACGAGACCACCATCGATGACTCCATTATGGATGCTGACAGCCTCTGGGTGGATACTCAAG ATGATGATAGAAGCATCATGACAGAACAGTTAGAAACTATTCCTAAAGAGGAGAAAGCTGAAAAGGAAGCTCGGAGACCATCTCTCGAGaaacatagaaaagaaaagccctttAAAACTGGGAGAGGCAGAATTTCCACTCCTGAAAGAAAAATAGCTAAAAAGGAACCTAGCACAGTCTCCCGGGATGAAGTGAGAAGGAAAAAAG TTTATAAGAAGGCTGAACTTGCTAAAAAAACAGAAGTTCAGGCCCACTCTCCCTCcaggaaattcattttaaaacctgCTATCAAATATACTAGACCAACTCAACTCTCCTGTGTTAAGCGGAAAACGACAG cAGCCAGTGGTGAATCAGCTCAGGCTCCCAGTGTTTTCAAACAGGCGAAGGACAAGGTCTCT GATGGAGTAACCAAGAGCCCAGAAAAGCGCTCTTCTCTCCCGAGACCTTCCTCCATTCTGCCTCCTCGCCGAGGAGTATCAGGAGACAGAGATGAGAATTCCTTCTCTCTCAACAGTTCCATCTCCTCTTCAGCGCGGCGGACCACTA GGTCAGAGCCAATTCGCAGAGCAGGGAAAAGTGGCACCTCAACACCCACTACCCCTGGATCAACTGCCATCACTCCTGGCACCCCACCAAGCTACTCTTCACGCACCCCAGGCACTCCTGGAACCCCCAGCTACCCCAGAACTCCTCACACACCAGGAACCCCCAAGTCTGCCATTCTGGTGCCCAGTGAGAAGAAAGTCGCCATCATTCGCACTCCTCCCAAATCTCCTGCCACTCCCAAGCAGCTTCGGCTTATTAACCAACCACTGCCAGACCTGAAGAATGTCAAATCCAAAATCGGATCAACAGACAACATCAAATACCAGCCTAAAGGGGGGCAG GTACAAATTGTCACCAAGAAGATAGACTTAAGCCATGTGACATCCAAATGTGGCTCACTGAAGAATATTCGCCACAGACCAG GTGGTGGACGTGTGAAAATTGAGAGTGTAAAACTGGATTTCAAAGAAAAAGCCCAAGCGAAAGTGGGATCACTTGACAACGCCCACCATGTACCTGGAGGTGGTAATGTCAAG ATTGACAGCCAAAAGTTGAACTTCAGAGAGCACGCTAAGGCCCGCGTGGACCACGGGGCTGAGATCATTACGCAGTCCCCAGGCAGATCCAGCGTGGCATCACCCCGGCGACTCAGCAACGTCTCCTCATCTGGAAGCATCAACCTGCTCGAATCTCCTCAGCTTGCCACTTTGGCTGAGGATGTCACTGCGGCACTCGCTAAGCAGGGCTTATGA